A genomic window from Haladaptatus caseinilyticus includes:
- a CDS encoding tRNA (N(6)-L-threonylcarbamoyladenosine(37)-C(2))-methylthiotransferase: protein MARYHIETYGCTSNRGESRQIESALRDAGHYRVEGPEQADVAIMNSCTVVEKTERNMVRRAKELEAETADLIITGCMALAQGDEFETEGIDAQILHWDDVPTAVTNGECPTPGPGVEPVLDGVVGILPIARGCMSDCSYCITKHATGKIDSPSVAENVEKARALVHAGAKELRITGQDTGVYGWDRGERKLHVLLDRICNEIEGEFRVRVGMANPKGVHGIREELAQVFAENDELYNFIHAPVQSGSNDVLGDMRRQHQVGEYVEIVETFDEYLDYWTLSTDFIVGFPTETDEDHEQSMALLRETRPEKLNVTRFSKRPNTDAANMKGLGGTIKKKRSKEMSELKMDIVGSAYEEMVGTERRVMVVEEGTGDSVKCRDEAYRQVIVQNASDHGIELGDFLDVEITSHQTVYAFGTPTR from the coding sequence ATGGCTCGGTATCACATCGAGACGTACGGGTGTACCTCGAACCGCGGCGAGAGCCGTCAGATAGAGTCCGCGCTCCGCGACGCGGGCCACTATCGCGTCGAGGGACCCGAGCAGGCAGACGTCGCCATCATGAACTCCTGTACCGTCGTGGAGAAGACGGAACGCAACATGGTTCGCCGGGCCAAAGAACTCGAAGCGGAGACGGCCGACCTCATCATCACCGGGTGTATGGCACTCGCCCAGGGTGACGAGTTCGAAACGGAAGGAATCGACGCCCAAATACTCCACTGGGACGACGTACCGACGGCGGTGACGAACGGGGAATGCCCGACGCCCGGTCCGGGCGTCGAACCAGTTCTTGACGGCGTCGTCGGAATCCTGCCCATCGCTCGCGGCTGTATGTCCGACTGCTCGTACTGTATCACGAAGCACGCGACCGGAAAGATCGATTCGCCGTCGGTCGCGGAGAACGTCGAGAAGGCCCGCGCACTCGTCCACGCCGGTGCGAAGGAACTCAGGATCACCGGACAGGACACTGGCGTCTACGGCTGGGATCGCGGCGAACGGAAACTCCACGTCCTTCTCGACCGCATCTGCAACGAAATCGAGGGCGAGTTCCGCGTTCGCGTCGGTATGGCGAACCCGAAGGGCGTCCACGGTATCCGCGAGGAACTGGCGCAGGTGTTCGCCGAGAACGACGAACTGTACAACTTCATCCACGCGCCGGTGCAGTCCGGGTCGAACGACGTGCTCGGCGACATGCGCAGACAACATCAGGTAGGCGAGTACGTCGAAATCGTCGAAACGTTCGACGAATATCTGGATTACTGGACGCTCTCGACCGATTTCATCGTCGGTTTCCCGACGGAGACTGACGAGGACCACGAACAGAGCATGGCCCTCCTGCGCGAGACACGGCCGGAAAAACTCAACGTTACCAGATTTTCGAAGCGCCCGAACACTGATGCCGCGAATATGAAGGGACTCGGCGGCACGATAAAGAAGAAGCGCTCGAAGGAGATGTCCGAACTGAAGATGGATATCGTTGGCTCGGCCTACGAGGAGATGGTCGGCACCGAAAGGCGCGTCATGGTCGTGGAGGAAGGGACGGGCGACTCGGTCAAATGCCGGGACGAAGCCTACCGACAGGTCATCGTCCAGAACGCCTCCGACCACGGTATCGAACTCGGTGATTTCCTCGACGTGGAAATCACGAGCCACCAGACGGTGTACGCGTTCGGAACGCCGACTCGATAG
- a CDS encoding mechanosensitive ion channel family protein, translating into MTRHDLVTDTVLQVGGLPPWLQDPVAGFIALLPRLVGAIVILLIGWVIGRGAAAIVRRVADRIELDRMVLDTPLGRMLGGTESAVSGAFGKLAAWFIYALAILAAANVLAIATLSEWVAVAVSYLPALIAGLLVIVIGFVVADFIGDAIMRTRAATHTAYTNWFATGTRLFLYFTAIVIGLDTMGIDVGILYVFARALAWGLAAAVAIGVGVAFGWGGRDYVASHIDSWMSSASQGTPSPQPSDDDD; encoded by the coding sequence ATGACTCGACACGACCTCGTTACGGATACAGTACTGCAAGTAGGGGGGCTACCGCCGTGGTTACAAGACCCCGTCGCCGGATTCATCGCGCTGCTACCGCGATTGGTCGGTGCCATCGTCATTCTGCTCATCGGATGGGTTATCGGTCGCGGTGCGGCAGCGATCGTTCGCCGGGTCGCGGACAGAATCGAACTCGACAGGATGGTGCTCGACACGCCATTGGGAAGAATGCTCGGTGGCACCGAAAGCGCGGTTTCCGGCGCGTTCGGCAAACTCGCCGCGTGGTTCATTTACGCGTTGGCGATCCTTGCCGCCGCGAACGTACTAGCGATCGCGACGCTATCCGAATGGGTCGCTGTCGCCGTCTCGTACCTTCCGGCACTGATCGCCGGACTGCTGGTGATCGTTATCGGGTTCGTCGTCGCGGACTTCATCGGTGACGCGATCATGCGAACCCGGGCGGCAACGCACACCGCATACACCAACTGGTTCGCTACCGGGACTCGGCTGTTCCTGTACTTCACCGCCATCGTCATCGGTCTCGACACGATGGGAATCGACGTCGGTATCCTGTACGTCTTCGCGCGAGCGCTCGCGTGGGGACTCGCCGCCGCCGTCGCCATCGGAGTCGGTGTCGCCTTCGGTTGGGGTGGCAGGGATTACGTGGCGAGCCACATCGATAGCTGGATGTCCAGCGCGAGTCAGGGAACGCCGAGTCCACAGCCCAGCGACGACGACGACTGA
- the deoC gene encoding deoxyribose-phosphate aldolase yields MNETELASAIDHTVLGPETTLDDVKEVLDEAKEYGMNACIPPCYVSEADEYAPDVTLATVVGFPHGQHAPDAKRDEAVRAWDDGADELDMVINIGRLKAGEHDAVKADIEELVAAVPIPVKVIIETALLTDEEKHDACRLAQEADAAFVKTSTGFADGGAEIEDVELMADYLPVKASGGIGDYQKAKAMLDAGAERIGASSGVEIIEDFRG; encoded by the coding sequence ATGAACGAGACCGAACTCGCTAGCGCGATCGACCACACCGTTCTCGGCCCGGAGACCACATTGGACGACGTGAAAGAAGTTCTCGACGAAGCTAAGGAGTACGGAATGAACGCCTGTATCCCGCCGTGCTACGTGTCCGAGGCCGACGAATACGCTCCGGACGTTACGCTTGCAACGGTCGTCGGATTTCCACACGGACAACACGCACCCGATGCGAAGCGTGACGAAGCAGTCCGTGCATGGGACGACGGCGCGGACGAACTCGATATGGTCATCAACATCGGGCGACTGAAAGCAGGCGAACACGACGCTGTGAAAGCCGACATCGAGGAGCTCGTCGCCGCGGTGCCGATTCCCGTAAAAGTCATCATCGAAACCGCACTGCTCACCGACGAGGAGAAACACGACGCCTGCCGACTGGCGCAGGAGGCCGATGCCGCGTTCGTCAAAACGTCGACCGGATTTGCGGATGGCGGGGCGGAAATCGAGGACGTCGAGTTGATGGCCGACTACCTGCCAGTCAAGGCGAGCGGAGGTATCGGCGATTACCAAAAAGCGAAAGCGATGCTCGACGCTGGCGCAGAGCGAATCGGTGCAAGCAGTGGTGTCGAAATTATAGAAGACTTCCGCGGCTAG
- a CDS encoding ribose 1,5-bisphosphate isomerase gives MEREIHPAVTDAADDIAEMEIRGAATIADAAAAALGEQAKASAAETPTAFRAEMRAAARQLHETRPTAVSLPNALRYVLRGMSGDTVPELRASVIGSVNEFRRELDQAQDNLGQIGANRLRDGDTIMTHCHSTDALSCVRHALADGKEISAIVKETRPRKQGHITARQLREWGVPVTLIVDNAARRYLDDTDHVLVGADAIAADGSVINKIGTSGLAVNARERGVPIMVAAQTLKLHPGTMTGHTVEIEMRDEREILPDDEREAIGEVTVENPAFDVTPPRYVDAIVTERGQFPPESIVTLMRELFGDQHSGEPWDE, from the coding sequence ATGGAACGCGAGATTCACCCCGCCGTCACCGACGCCGCGGACGACATCGCGGAGATGGAAATCCGCGGTGCGGCGACCATCGCGGACGCGGCGGCGGCGGCACTCGGCGAGCAGGCGAAAGCGAGTGCCGCCGAAACGCCGACGGCGTTTCGGGCCGAGATGCGAGCTGCGGCCCGTCAACTCCACGAAACACGCCCGACAGCGGTGAGCCTCCCGAACGCCCTCCGATACGTTCTCCGTGGAATGAGCGGCGACACTGTCCCCGAACTGCGAGCGAGCGTCATCGGGAGTGTGAACGAATTCCGTCGGGAACTCGATCAGGCACAGGACAACCTCGGCCAAATCGGTGCGAACCGCCTGCGCGACGGGGATACCATTATGACACACTGTCATTCCACGGACGCCCTCTCCTGCGTTCGACATGCCCTCGCAGATGGGAAAGAAATCAGCGCCATCGTAAAGGAAACGCGCCCACGGAAGCAAGGACACATCACTGCCCGACAACTGCGCGAGTGGGGCGTCCCCGTCACCCTCATCGTGGACAACGCGGCTCGCCGGTATCTGGACGACACCGACCACGTTCTCGTCGGTGCCGACGCCATCGCCGCCGACGGGAGCGTCATCAACAAGATCGGCACCTCCGGATTGGCGGTGAACGCGCGCGAACGCGGAGTTCCGATCATGGTCGCGGCCCAGACCTTGAAGTTGCATCCGGGGACGATGACCGGCCATACCGTCGAAATCGAGATGCGCGACGAGCGGGAAATCCTTCCGGACGATGAGCGCGAAGCGATCGGGGAGGTGACGGTCGAAAACCCGGCGTTCGACGTGACGCCGCCGCGGTACGTGGACGCCATCGTCACCGAGCGAGGGCAGTTCCCGCCCGAGAGTATCGTGACGTTGATGCGCGAGTTGTTCGGCGACCAGCACAGTGGAGAGCCGTGGGACGAGTAA
- a CDS encoding helix-turn-helix domain-containing protein: MAVIAELSIDPLDFPLGNLLTVGTDIHIEFERVVPVGTLVVPIFWAWTDDLDEGDFDEFERRILDNEYVTELEELHRIEDRILYLMNWEVPDEAFLEGLQKSNGIIRNAEGYGDEDWLFELLFPSYEDLSTFHNESLKNDVTYTLGRIYTLREVGRSKPPTSITDEQREALLLALHRGYFESPSRVTLSELAKDLNISQQALSERIRRGNKILLEQTLLDVTETNEGS; this comes from the coding sequence ATGGCGGTCATAGCCGAACTCTCTATCGATCCACTCGATTTTCCCCTGGGGAACCTCCTGACCGTCGGAACGGATATTCACATCGAGTTCGAGCGTGTCGTGCCGGTTGGCACGCTTGTCGTTCCTATATTCTGGGCGTGGACAGACGATTTGGACGAAGGCGACTTCGATGAGTTCGAACGACGCATACTGGACAATGAATACGTCACCGAGCTCGAAGAGCTTCATCGCATCGAGGACCGTATCCTCTACCTGATGAACTGGGAGGTACCCGATGAAGCGTTTCTCGAGGGGCTGCAAAAATCGAATGGAATCATCCGGAATGCGGAGGGATACGGGGACGAGGACTGGTTGTTCGAACTGCTGTTTCCCTCGTACGAAGACCTCTCCACCTTTCACAACGAGTCGCTAAAAAACGACGTTACCTACACGCTCGGGCGTATCTACACACTTCGGGAGGTGGGACGGTCCAAACCGCCGACTTCGATCACGGACGAACAGCGGGAAGCATTGCTCCTCGCACTCCATCGTGGGTACTTCGAATCGCCCAGTCGTGTGACGCTCAGCGAACTGGCGAAGGATTTGAATATCAGCCAACAAGCGCTGTCGGAGCGAATTCGACGTGGGAACAAAATTCTACTCGAACAGACCCTATTGGACGTAACCGAGACGAACGAGGGAAGTTGA
- a CDS encoding DUF7344 domain-containing protein, with product MEKSDDRKRSPISLDDLLNIAADPLRRRILTYLATQSENECSVTELAEHLHSQGDGTDRPKRRLLLRLHHVHLPKLMDFELVTYDTGTNDVQYHGDSRLEEILDQIAPMGDSSSGESTE from the coding sequence ATGGAGAAATCCGACGACCGGAAACGTTCGCCGATTTCGCTGGATGACCTATTGAACATCGCAGCTGATCCCCTACGTCGTCGCATTCTCACCTATCTGGCAACCCAGTCCGAGAACGAATGTTCCGTCACGGAACTCGCTGAGCACCTTCACTCGCAAGGGGATGGTACCGACCGGCCCAAACGGCGCCTGTTGCTACGACTTCACCACGTCCACCTCCCGAAGTTGATGGATTTTGAATTGGTGACCTACGACACGGGGACGAACGACGTTCAATATCACGGGGACTCACGATTGGAAGAGATTCTCGACCAGATAGCACCGATGGGTGACTCCTCGTCCGGAGAATCGACCGAGTGA
- a CDS encoding DUF63 family protein has product MVLPEGFALPPLAYLLPLLLAVGIVVWSLRRAEPAISERTIVALAPWMVVGAGLHALYQVQVIPEIIAPLFGTPSVYLTTFVVAGVVWLFCLRRFETAVPRMLASVGIVGIALVISVALWYGIQNDSLRLFWPFVAFVVAVVLTGVLWAATQYFYPHVAVITGAVGALTLFGHALDSVSTAVGIDVLNASERTPVSRAILEFAEVLPTADVIGVGWLFILVKLAIAEFVVILFADYVAEEPVEGYLLLGVVAAVGLGPGAHNLLLFAITG; this is encoded by the coding sequence ATGGTACTGCCGGAAGGGTTCGCACTCCCACCGTTGGCCTATCTTCTCCCACTCTTGTTGGCGGTCGGTATCGTCGTGTGGTCGCTTCGGCGCGCAGAGCCAGCCATCTCGGAGCGAACCATCGTCGCACTCGCGCCGTGGATGGTCGTCGGTGCAGGACTCCATGCTCTCTATCAAGTGCAAGTGATTCCCGAAATCATCGCACCCCTGTTCGGAACACCGTCGGTGTATCTCACGACGTTCGTCGTCGCTGGCGTCGTCTGGTTGTTCTGTCTTCGCCGGTTCGAAACGGCCGTTCCGCGGATGCTCGCGAGCGTCGGCATCGTCGGCATCGCGCTCGTGATTTCCGTTGCACTCTGGTACGGTATTCAAAACGACAGTCTGCGTCTGTTCTGGCCGTTCGTCGCATTCGTCGTCGCGGTAGTCCTCACCGGTGTTCTGTGGGCGGCGACACAGTATTTCTATCCACACGTCGCCGTCATCACCGGAGCGGTCGGCGCCCTCACGCTGTTCGGCCACGCCCTCGATTCCGTCTCGACGGCGGTCGGTATCGACGTGCTCAACGCGAGCGAACGGACGCCGGTCTCCCGTGCAATCCTCGAATTCGCGGAGGTGCTCCCGACGGCCGACGTCATCGGCGTCGGCTGGCTGTTCATCCTCGTCAAACTCGCCATCGCGGAGTTCGTCGTCATCCTGTTCGCGGATTACGTAGCGGAGGAACCGGTGGAGGGCTACCTCCTGCTCGGCGTGGTTGCTGCCGTTGGACTGGGGCCAGGAGCACACAACCTCCTTCTCTTTGCCATCACGGGATGA
- a CDS encoding carbohydrate kinase family protein — MVRVVTAGHVNWDVTLRVDALPTPDGEARIRSQQRSGGGSAANVSVALSRMGIPVGLIGSVGTDEHGLLVRRELDAAGVDCTHVLEVTGVETTTKYLIVDEKGEVMVLGNEGANEAVTPEDVDAEYVQQAAHLHLTSQRPDSAAALARAATEAGLTVSFDPGRRLVERNFSQALAYSDIVFLNDHEATTLLDEDLEHPSSELHGRVVVIKHGSNGARVDTTKGAYTHPGFGVESVDTTGAGDAFAAGFITMLLDSADYEQALEFANACGALASMTPGARTAPTRERVEAFLDEQF, encoded by the coding sequence ATGGTTCGAGTCGTAACTGCCGGTCACGTCAACTGGGACGTGACCTTGCGCGTCGATGCGCTCCCCACCCCGGATGGTGAAGCACGAATTCGGTCCCAACAGCGCTCCGGCGGTGGAAGTGCCGCGAACGTCTCGGTCGCGCTATCCAGGATGGGAATTCCGGTGGGCCTCATCGGGAGCGTCGGCACGGATGAACACGGACTGCTCGTCCGGCGCGAACTCGACGCCGCAGGCGTAGACTGCACACACGTCCTCGAAGTCACGGGCGTTGAAACGACGACGAAATACCTCATCGTGGACGAGAAAGGCGAAGTGATGGTGCTCGGAAACGAGGGTGCGAACGAGGCGGTCACGCCGGAGGACGTTGACGCCGAGTACGTCCAGCAAGCAGCCCATCTCCATCTGACCAGTCAACGGCCGGATAGCGCGGCAGCGCTCGCTCGAGCCGCGACGGAAGCAGGATTGACGGTCAGTTTCGACCCCGGTCGTCGTCTCGTGGAACGGAACTTCTCGCAGGCACTGGCTTATTCGGACATCGTCTTTCTAAACGACCACGAGGCAACGACTCTGCTGGACGAGGATTTGGAACACCCTTCCTCGGAACTTCACGGTCGGGTCGTGGTCATCAAACACGGAAGCAACGGCGCGCGCGTAGACACGACGAAAGGAGCCTACACGCACCCCGGGTTCGGCGTCGAATCGGTCGATACCACCGGGGCTGGCGACGCCTTTGCGGCGGGATTTATCACCATGCTTCTCGACTCCGCTGATTACGAGCAGGCGTTGGAGTTCGCCAACGCCTGCGGTGCGCTGGCGTCGATGACACCGGGTGCTCGCACCGCTCCGACCAGAGAACGCGTCGAGGCGTTTCTCGACGAACAGTTCTAA
- the secF gene encoding protein translocase subunit SecF encodes MVEFQVPEVDYTRYSNRQLAAVPLAVLVLALLVLAGWWITTGAPVTPGIEFTGGTEMRIQTTASQTQIESTLDPVSIAPSQSAQNEYIVTFQGTNTQALESQAQQAGYDVLSVQSTSASFGGQSQQLALYGLVAAFVGMSILVFLMFRTFVPSIAVVLSAFSDIVIPLALMNIVGIPLSLGTVAALLMLIGYSVDSDILLNNHVLRRSGGFYESTYRAMRTGVTMTLTSLSAMAVMALVAFFFGIDLLTSIGVVLVMGLATDLMNTYMLNLSLLRWYKFEGVAR; translated from the coding sequence ATGGTAGAGTTTCAAGTACCGGAGGTCGATTACACTCGGTACTCGAACCGGCAACTGGCGGCGGTACCGCTTGCCGTCCTCGTGCTGGCCCTCCTCGTGCTCGCCGGGTGGTGGATCACCACCGGCGCGCCGGTGACACCCGGCATCGAGTTCACCGGTGGAACCGAAATGCGGATTCAGACGACCGCATCGCAGACACAGATAGAATCGACGCTCGACCCCGTCTCGATCGCGCCGTCCCAATCCGCCCAGAACGAATACATCGTCACGTTCCAAGGGACGAATACGCAGGCGCTCGAATCGCAGGCTCAACAGGCAGGATACGACGTGCTCTCGGTGCAGAGCACGTCCGCGAGCTTCGGCGGACAGTCACAGCAACTCGCACTATACGGCCTCGTCGCCGCATTCGTCGGCATGAGCATTCTCGTCTTCCTCATGTTTCGGACGTTCGTGCCGTCCATCGCTGTCGTCCTCTCGGCGTTCAGCGACATCGTGATTCCGCTCGCGTTGATGAACATCGTCGGAATTCCCCTCTCGCTCGGGACGGTGGCGGCACTCCTGATGCTCATCGGTTACAGCGTGGACTCCGACATCCTGCTCAACAACCACGTCCTTCGGCGGTCGGGTGGCTTCTACGAGAGCACCTATCGTGCGATGCGAACCGGTGTAACGATGACGCTCACGTCACTCTCCGCGATGGCGGTCATGGCGCTCGTGGCGTTCTTCTTCGGCATCGACCTGCTCACGTCCATCGGCGTGGTGCTCGTGATGGGGTTGGCGACTGACCTGATGAACACCTACATGCTCAACCTGAGCCTCCTTCGCTGGTACAAGTTCGAGGGGGTGGCGCGATGA
- a CDS encoding preprotein translocase subunit SecD, giving the protein MSLRKQWRVGLLVLLLLGSAFALFVPPGTVSGGNQNNALTNETGPTNLKYGLELAGGTRIRAPVNGVTAENVDIPNGTSEGAVQTAVAGNISGVEQSDVMVRSSQSGVTIEVFAENVTTGQLKSSLDDAGIGYEKVREGVTEQTRSEIVRTLSDKISKSGLAGGRVQQVSSGNDHFIQIEMPNTNQSQMNDLVTKRGKVTVVAHYPSGNESYNNTTVLTQDSFEQIGQAEQDQSGASSVSVTLTDSAADKFVRVMNEKGFTSQQGIAACRYPQAPASEGGYCLYTVVDGRVVYGASMGEGLAPSIQSGEFKQQPTFRMLTTNMSEARQLQINLRAGALPAALDTQAGTTTYLAPSLATEFKTYSLIAGLAAVFAVSGTVFVRYGRKEVALPMIVTALSEVVILLGFAAAVELPLDLSHIAGFIAVIGTGVDDLIIIADEVMSEGDVHSSRVFQSRFRKAFWVIGAAAATTIIAMSPLAVLSLGDLQGFAIITILGVLIGVLVTRPAYGDILRYLLTDK; this is encoded by the coding sequence ATGAGCCTCCGCAAACAGTGGCGCGTCGGCTTGCTCGTCCTCCTCCTGCTGGGGAGTGCGTTCGCGCTGTTCGTCCCGCCTGGAACGGTCTCCGGCGGCAACCAGAACAACGCACTTACCAACGAAACCGGCCCGACAAACCTGAAATACGGCCTCGAACTCGCGGGCGGGACACGAATCCGTGCACCCGTCAACGGCGTCACCGCCGAGAACGTCGATATCCCGAACGGGACGAGCGAGGGTGCAGTCCAGACCGCCGTCGCGGGGAACATCTCCGGCGTCGAACAGAGCGACGTAATGGTTCGTTCCAGTCAGTCGGGCGTGACGATCGAAGTGTTCGCGGAAAACGTGACGACCGGACAGCTAAAGTCCTCGCTCGACGACGCTGGGATCGGCTACGAGAAGGTTCGTGAGGGGGTGACCGAACAAACCCGCAGCGAAATCGTCCGGACGCTCAGCGACAAGATTTCGAAGTCCGGGCTCGCGGGTGGCCGCGTCCAGCAGGTGTCGTCGGGCAACGACCACTTCATCCAGATCGAGATGCCGAACACGAACCAGTCCCAGATGAACGATCTGGTCACCAAACGCGGAAAGGTAACCGTCGTCGCACACTATCCGAGTGGCAACGAAAGCTACAACAACACGACGGTGCTCACGCAGGACTCGTTCGAGCAAATCGGTCAGGCGGAACAAGATCAATCCGGGGCGTCATCCGTCTCGGTCACGCTCACCGACTCGGCCGCGGACAAGTTCGTCCGCGTGATGAACGAGAAGGGATTCACGAGTCAGCAGGGGATTGCGGCCTGTAGATACCCACAAGCGCCCGCCAGCGAAGGCGGCTACTGTCTGTACACGGTCGTCGACGGCCGCGTCGTTTACGGTGCGTCGATGGGTGAAGGCCTCGCACCGTCCATCCAGAGCGGCGAGTTCAAACAACAACCGACGTTCCGAATGTTGACGACGAACATGTCTGAAGCCCGCCAACTGCAGATCAACCTCCGCGCAGGGGCGCTCCCGGCGGCACTCGACACGCAGGCGGGAACGACGACCTACCTCGCGCCGAGCCTCGCCACGGAGTTCAAGACGTACTCGCTCATCGCGGGACTGGCCGCGGTGTTCGCCGTGAGCGGCACCGTCTTCGTCAGATACGGGAGAAAGGAGGTCGCGCTGCCGATGATCGTCACTGCGCTCTCCGAGGTGGTCATCCTGCTCGGCTTCGCCGCGGCAGTCGAGTTACCGCTCGACCTCTCACACATCGCGGGATTCATCGCGGTCATCGGAACCGGGGTGGACGACCTCATTATCATCGCGGACGAGGTGATGAGCGAAGGGGACGTTCACTCCTCGCGCGTCTTCCAGTCGCGCTTCCGCAAGGCGTTCTGGGTTATCGGGGCCGCCGCCGCGACGACTATCATCGCCATGAGTCCGCTGGCGGTGCTCTCGCTCGGCGACCTCCAAGGATTCGCCATCATCACCATCCTCGGCGTGCTCATCGGTGTGCTGGTGACGCGTCCGGCCTACGGTGATATCCTGCGATATCTGCTGACGGATAAATAA
- a CDS encoding low molecular weight protein-tyrosine-phosphatase encodes MLQHLRHGRRRLAVEMERLRLGSDAHPRNTTAAIRSLPTEPSICFLCLGNICRSPLAERYFRARLSSVDFDCATVRSAGFIEKEGRSSPDAAVSVASEFGVDLTDHRSQCVDIDMLRESDLVLLMDAWNYWYLKGEYPEELDKAYFLRSFVDDGEYEIEDPYSTDESTFRRVYGEVTGSVDEFLTTVEDR; translated from the coding sequence ATGCTACAACACCTCCGACACGGCAGACGGCGACTCGCCGTGGAGATGGAGCGTCTCCGCCTCGGTTCGGACGCCCATCCGCGAAACACGACCGCCGCGATTCGCTCGCTTCCGACCGAACCGTCGATCTGCTTTCTCTGCCTCGGGAACATCTGTCGAAGTCCGCTTGCGGAGCGATATTTCCGAGCGCGACTGTCGTCCGTCGATTTCGACTGCGCGACGGTTCGGTCCGCGGGATTCATCGAAAAGGAAGGACGTTCGAGCCCCGACGCTGCGGTGTCCGTCGCCAGCGAGTTCGGCGTGGATTTGACCGACCATCGGTCACAGTGTGTCGATATCGACATGCTTCGCGAGAGCGACCTCGTCCTGCTGATGGACGCGTGGAACTACTGGTATCTGAAAGGGGAGTACCCGGAGGAACTCGACAAAGCGTACTTCCTCCGGTCGTTCGTCGATGACGGCGAATACGAAATCGAGGACCCCTACAGCACCGACGAATCGACGTTTCGGCGAGTCTACGGGGAAGTAACCGGTAGCGTCGATGAGTTTCTCACTACGGTGGAGGACCGATGA
- a CDS encoding carboxylate--amine ligase: MSVVVPAIAAGSSLACIRSLGRKGVSVIAAGESADSPAFDSKYVADRVRTPAPAEDVSGYRDALLSLAERPDVETIVPLREPECYVLSKFRASFAEHIATPWPDFETMGFARDRNELFRRARDVDVSAPETRLLSEWDDWSRDTVVKSRYTVLVRDNRTMYPGVEFVSGEPDIDELTREMGHDPIVQECIPDGDEFGFFALCDHGEPVVTFQHRRIRSYTYSGGASVFRESVSNPKLHEQGMRLLSALDWHGPAMVEFRRDPRDGEFKLLEVNPRFWGSLQLAVHAGVDFPYRYYQLAQGVTEPDSGYETGVGSHVLRGELVYLISLLRDDYDHVERPSVPGATATVLGSLFAEPNFDYLSVDDPKPFARDVANTVGGVAHPVSAPVKRAVSAVIGR; encoded by the coding sequence ATGAGCGTCGTCGTGCCCGCAATTGCGGCGGGCAGCAGCCTTGCCTGCATCAGGTCGCTAGGGCGCAAGGGAGTTTCCGTGATTGCGGCGGGCGAATCGGCCGATTCGCCCGCGTTCGATTCGAAGTACGTCGCCGACAGGGTTCGGACACCCGCACCTGCCGAGGACGTTTCGGGATATCGGGACGCGCTCCTCTCGCTCGCCGAACGACCCGATGTAGAGACTATCGTTCCACTTCGGGAACCAGAGTGTTACGTCCTCTCGAAGTTTCGAGCGTCGTTCGCGGAGCACATCGCCACACCCTGGCCCGATTTCGAGACGATGGGGTTCGCTCGCGACCGGAACGAATTGTTTCGGCGTGCACGTGACGTCGATGTCTCGGCACCCGAAACGCGGCTCCTTTCCGAGTGGGACGACTGGTCCCGTGATACGGTCGTCAAATCCAGATACACGGTACTGGTTCGGGACAATCGAACGATGTACCCTGGTGTCGAGTTCGTCTCCGGGGAACCGGATATCGACGAATTGACGCGGGAGATGGGCCACGACCCCATCGTTCAGGAATGTATTCCGGACGGGGATGAGTTCGGGTTTTTCGCCCTCTGTGACCACGGCGAGCCGGTCGTGACCTTCCAGCATCGCCGTATCCGCAGTTACACGTACTCCGGCGGGGCGAGCGTCTTCCGCGAGTCGGTGTCGAATCCGAAACTCCACGAGCAGGGAATGCGGCTGCTGTCGGCCCTCGATTGGCACGGTCCCGCCATGGTGGAGTTTCGACGCGACCCGCGCGATGGCGAATTCAAACTACTTGAAGTGAACCCGCGCTTCTGGGGGTCGCTCCAGCTCGCGGTCCACGCCGGCGTCGATTTCCCGTACCGCTACTATCAACTGGCACAGGGAGTCACGGAACCGGATTCGGGGTACGAAACGGGCGTCGGAAGCCACGTCCTGCGGGGCGAACTCGTCTACCTCATCAGCCTTCTCCGTGACGATTACGACCACGTCGAACGACCCTCGGTGCCCGGCGCAACCGCGACGGTGCTCGGGTCGCTGTTCGCCGAACCGAACTTCGATTACCTCTCGGTGGATGACCCGAAGCCGTTCGCCCGCGACGTGGCGAACACCGTCGGTGGGGTTGCTCACCCAGTTTCGGCACCAGTGAAGCGCGCCGTGTCGGCAGTGATCGGCCGGTAA